The Zhihengliuella sp. ISTPL4 genomic interval CAGCAGATCCAGAACGGCGACCTTGGGGTCGATGTCCGGAAACGCCGCGATCGCGGACTCCGCATCGGGCGCGACGAACACGTCGAAGCCCTCGCGGTCGAGGTAGCGGCCGAGGAGGGTCGCCTGGTCCGGAGCGTCCTCGACGACCAGGGCGAGTGGTCGTCCCGTCATCGCAGGAGCAGCTCTCGGACCACGATGATGACGACCACGACGGCGAGGGACAGCAGCGCCTGCGGGATGAGCCGGCGCTCCTTGCGGGCGTCGGCGGTGATCTCCTCCACCTCGGCGTCGTGCGCTGGTGCGTCGCTCATGAGTCGACCCGTCCGATCTTCTCGGTCTTGATCCAGGAGGCGTCGGCCCGACGCCACTCCTTGAGATAGGAGTCGGCGGTGATCGCGCACAGCAGCGATCCGTATCCGCAGACGTAGAGCAGAAGACCCGCGAAGAAGCGCCCGGCAGGGAGCGGTTCGACCGCCCTGGCGAGCCAGATGCCGAGCATCGACACCGGTCCCCACAGGTAGAACGCCAGCAGCCACAGGATGCGCGACTGCTCGGTGGCCTCCTGCCCGAAGGCGCCGATCAGGCCGTCGAGAGCCCAGGGGAACAGTGCCAGCGCCATGAGGATCAGCGCGCCGAGGCCGGGGAACATGATCGCCTCACGCCAGGACTGTCGCCCGATCCGCGGGTCGAGCTGCACGGAGTAGAGCATCGAGAAGATGTAGATGCACGCCGCGGCGATCCACATGAACCGGAAGACGAACTCGGCGACGTCGCTGTGCAGGAGCAGCAGGACGATCATCGCGGCGGCCGCGAGGAGCATGAGAGCCGGCATCAGCAGGATCGTGAACCAGGCGAGTCCGAAGGCGATGCTGCCCAGGTTGTGGTCGCGGCTCGGCCGGAACCACAGCTTCTTGTAGATCGAGGTGAGCTGCACGTTGCCGCGCGCCCAGCGCAGTCGCTGCTTCCACAGACTGTCGATCGTCCGCGGCTCCTCGGCGAGGACCACGGCGTGCGGCTCGAACACCATCCGGCGGCCGTGGAGCTGACTCTCGAAGGTCGTCATGGTGTCCTCGGCGAGCGTGCCCGTCGGGATGCGTCCGCCGATGGCCTCGAGGTTCGCGCGCGAGTGCAGCTGCGCTCCCCCGGCGAGACAGGCGATCGCCCCGCCCACGTTCTGCGTCCGACGGGCGGACAGCTGCCCGATGACGTACTCGATCGCGATGAAGCGCGTGAGGTAGTTGCGGTCCCTGCTGCCCTCGGCGATGTAGGCCGTGACGGCGCCGACCTTCTCGTCGGCGAGGTGCCGGGTGAGCTTGCGCAGCGAGTCCCGCGCGAAGATCACGTCGGCGTCCATGATGAGCACCGCTTCGGTCCACGGGTCGGCGAGCACGACGTCGAGGCCGTGGTTCAGCGTGTGCGCCTTGCCCTCGCCGCCCTTCTCTCGCCGCAGGTGGACGACGCGCCCGGGGTAGGTCGCCGCCTTCTGCTGAACGATCGCCGGGGTGTCGTCCGTGGAAGCGTCGTCGACGACGAAGACGCGGAGGCGCTCGGCGGGGTACTCGAGCTGGAGCAGCCGCTCGATCGCCGGGCCGATGACGAGCCCTTCGTTCCACGCCGGAATGATCACGGCCACGTTCGGGTGGTACGGCGCAGCCCTGCCGTAGTGGTTGCGGAAGGCGTGCAGCGGCAGCATGAGGAACTGCAGCCCGGTGTTGACGACGGGCAGGGTGCCGACGAACACGCAGAGGAGGAGGACGACGACGACGACCGTCTCGATCCAGGTCAGCTCGGGCATCAGCGTCCTTCCGTCCCCTCGAGCAGCCGAACGATACGGGAGTACCGGCCCACGTCCGCGGCCACGTGGCTGTCGGTGGAGGCGACGATCGCGGCCCCCGCGCGCTCCAGCGCGGTCAGCGCCTCCACACCGGGGCACACCCACTTCTCGTTGATCTCGACGAGGGTGTCGGTCTCCGCGGCGGCTCGCGCCCACGCGTCCAGCCGCTCGGCTCCGAGCTCCCCCTCCGCGAGTCCGATCTTCGGCAGGATCGAGAAGCAATGCGCGAGCTGGTTCCCCGGGTGGCGGCGCATGGTCGCGATGACGGCGTCCGTGAACTGGTCGAGGACATCGGTGGGTGCCCAGCCCGCGGCGATGCGCTCCCGGACGGCGGGGGGACCGAGCGGCCCGTCCACGCCGGGGAACTGATGGTCGGCGATGAGGATCCGATCGATCCCCTCGGGGAGCGCCGGGATGTCGAGGGCCCCGGAGGCATCGAGGATCTTCGCCTCCACGCCGGTGAGCACCGTGAGTCCGTCCGGAACGCGCAGCCGACGGACCGCGGCCAGGTACTCCGGCACCCACGTCGTGCTCTGCCGCACGTGGTCGACGAGGCGGATCGTCGCCAGACCGACGGCCGCAGCGGCGGCGACGTTCTCCTCCAGGGTGGAGACCGCGTCATCGGAGAACGTGGAGTGGACGTGGTGGTCTCCGCGCAGGGCGGGATGGCTCACAACTCCTCCTGATGGCCGGCGTGCGCCGACACGAGCACGTCGTCGACCTCGACGATCACGTCCTCCAGGAAGCGCACGGAAGCGACCTCACGGAAGGGCACCTGCACCGGGATCTCCCGACCGAGGAAGAGGTCGGCGACGAGCGACGGGATGTCGACCCCGGCGGCGATCGTCAGCGGGAGCGCCCCGGGGAAGCGCGGGTTGACCTCGAGCAGCACGGCCCGCCCGTTCCGATCGCGGCGGAGCTGCACGTTGGCGACGCCGACGAGGGCGATCGCCCGCGCGATAGCCGCGGCGGTCTCCTCGAGCTCGGGGTCGCGGAGGGTGCGGCCGGCGATCGCGACGCCGGAGTCCACGCGGGCACGGGTGCGCGGCACCGCGGCGACCACGCCACCGGAGGCGTCGGCGATCACATCGACCGAGTACTCCTCGCCCGGGAGGAAGTCCTGCACGATCAGGCCCTCATCCGTAGGGAGGGCGGCGAGCGCCTCCGCGTCGGGGACGAGGCGCACGCCGCGGCTGCCCGCCCCCTGCCGGGGTTTGGCGAACACGGGGAACTCCCACGCGACCTCCGCGGCACCCGGGCCGGCGAGCACGGTGCGCGGCACGCGACCGGTCGGCGCGCAGCGCTCCGCGAGGGCGAGCTTGTCGAGGGCGGTGTGCAGCGTGTCGGCGGGCGGCGCGGCGAGGACCGCGGGGGCCAGCTCGTCCCGGCGGTCCGCGAGCGCGATCAGCTCCACGTCGACGGTGGAGATCACGAGGTCGAGACCGTCCTCGGCCACCATCCGCGCGATCGCCGGAACGAAGTCGGCGTCCCGCCCTGGCGGAACCAGACGACGCTGCGCCGGCGGGACGAGGTAGATGCCGCTCGCCCAGCCGTCCATGTCGGCTGCGAAGACCGTCAGATCGGACCGGCGCAGCAGGGAGCGGATCACCGCGACTCCGGCGGGGCCCCCGGCTCCGGTGACCAGTACGCGCTTCGTCATCAGCTCTCCCGTCGGGTCAGTTCATGGGCGCCGATGAACTCGGCGGTCTCGCGCACGACCTCCAGCGGCTCGACGGCCACGCCGCCGCCGAACCGCGACCAGTAGCGGGCGGTGGCGGTGACGAACTCCGGCGCGAGGTATTCCCGGTTCGCCGCGGCCTGGGACTGGAAGCACTCCAGCAGCCGCAGCTTGTCATCCAGGAAGCGGTCGATGCGGACGAAGCGTGTGGGGCGGTAGTCGATGGTCGCGGAGGGGCTCTGGTAGCAGGCGACCGTGCCGACGCGGCGGGTCGCGACGATCGTCGCCTCGTTCACCGCGCGGTGGTCCTGGTGGCGGTCATGGTGCGAGTGCGTGTAGACGATGGTCGGCTGGATCTCCTGCACGACCTCCTCGATGAGGCGGACGGTCGACCCGCCACCGGAGATCTCGGTGTCGACGAGGTCCTTCACGAACAGCCGAGCACCCACCTGCTCGGCGGCGGCGAGCGACTCGTGCTGGCGGCTGTCCGCATCACCGCCGCGCGCTCCGCGGGAGAGCGTGAGGATGGTGATGCGATCGCCGGCCGCCGCATGGGCTGCGAGAATGCCGCCGACACCGATCTCGACATCGTCCGGGTGCGCTCCGATCGCGAGGACGACCTCACCGGTCCTGGCCTCCGCCGTCCGGCGCCGGGACTCCTCGACGAGCCGGGTGACCGACTCCACGAGCCGGGCGTTGTCGAGCGGTTTGGTGAGGAACTCGTCGGCCTGCGCCCGGAGCGCGGACACCGCGTACTCGACCGAGACGTGCGCCGTCATCACGATGACCGGCACGCTGGGCATGACGCGGCGCAGCTCCGCGAGCAGCTCCAGACCACTGAGTCCCGGCATCTCGATGTCGGTGACGACGACATCGGGTTTCACCGCCGCGGCCTTCTCGAGCGCCGATCGGCCGTCGTCCGCGAGATCGACGACGCAGCCCGCACGCCGTTCCAGGACGGTCTTCACGAGCAGGGCGACGTCGTGGTCGTCGTCGACGACGAGGATGCGAGGGGGGACCTCAGCCATGTTCAGCTCTCCTTGGGGAGATTCCCTGCCGAGGGGATTCGGCGGTGCGACCGCGGTGCCTTCATCACCGGGCCGCAGGGAAAGTCGAGCGGGGTACGTCGATTCTGGCACAGGGCTCCACCCCCGGCCCGCAGCGCTTCAGCCCGCGCGCGCCGCCCGCTTCTCCTCCTGGTAGAGCCGGATCGCCTCGTACCGCTCCGCCGATCGCGCCCGCCTCTTCGCCGCCTGCTCCTCGCGGTTCTTGGGCGGCGCCGAGGTCACGAGATCGTCGAGCAGCCGCCGCGTGGCCACGGCGATCTCGGCCACCGCGTGATCGAAGACCTCACGGTTCGCCCGCGACGGCGCCGTCGTCCCGGAGATCTTGCGGACGAACTGGAGCGCAGCCTCACGGCACTCCTCGTCGGTGGCCGCGGGCTCGAGGTTGTTCAGAGGCACGATGTTTCGGCACATACCGGCACCGTACGCGCGGCCCGCGGGCCGCGAAAGGGGGATGGCATGCCTGTCCCGCCGTCGCTACGCTCTGGGCTACGACCGGAAGCGAGGAGAGATCATGACCGACGCACCGCCGCCCGACGCCCCACCGCCCTACAACCCGCCGCCGCCCAGCGGCAGGCCCTCGCCGTATCCCGCCGCCTCTGCTACCCCGCCCGGCACCCCGTACGCGCAGAACGTGCCGACGTCGCCGCCGGGGCGGGTGCTGTCGATCATCGGCCTCGTGCTGGCGTTCCTGCTGCCGCCGGTCGGCCTCG includes:
- a CDS encoding ATP-grasp domain-containing protein, with the translated sequence MTKRVLVTGAGGPAGVAVIRSLLRRSDLTVFAADMDGWASGIYLVPPAQRRLVPPGRDADFVPAIARMVAEDGLDLVISTVDVELIALADRRDELAPAVLAAPPADTLHTALDKLALAERCAPTGRVPRTVLAGPGAAEVAWEFPVFAKPRQGAGSRGVRLVPDAEALAALPTDEGLIVQDFLPGEEYSVDVIADASGGVVAAVPRTRARVDSGVAIAGRTLRDPELEETAAAIARAIALVGVANVQLRRDRNGRAVLLEVNPRFPGALPLTIAAGVDIPSLVADLFLGREIPVQVPFREVASVRFLEDVIVEVDDVLVSAHAGHQEEL
- a CDS encoding PHP domain-containing protein; the protein is MSHPALRGDHHVHSTFSDDAVSTLEENVAAAAAVGLATIRLVDHVRQSTTWVPEYLAAVRRLRVPDGLTVLTGVEAKILDASGALDIPALPEGIDRILIADHQFPGVDGPLGPPAVRERIAAGWAPTDVLDQFTDAVIATMRRHPGNQLAHCFSILPKIGLAEGELGAERLDAWARAAAETDTLVEINEKWVCPGVEALTALERAGAAIVASTDSHVAADVGRYSRIVRLLEGTEGR
- a CDS encoding glycosyltransferase family 2 protein yields the protein MPELTWIETVVVVVLLLCVFVGTLPVVNTGLQFLMLPLHAFRNHYGRAAPYHPNVAVIIPAWNEGLVIGPAIERLLQLEYPAERLRVFVVDDASTDDTPAIVQQKAATYPGRVVHLRREKGGEGKAHTLNHGLDVVLADPWTEAVLIMDADVIFARDSLRKLTRHLADEKVGAVTAYIAEGSRDRNYLTRFIAIEYVIGQLSARRTQNVGGAIACLAGGAQLHSRANLEAIGGRIPTGTLAEDTMTTFESQLHGRRMVFEPHAVVLAEEPRTIDSLWKQRLRWARGNVQLTSIYKKLWFRPSRDHNLGSIAFGLAWFTILLMPALMLLAAAAMIVLLLLHSDVAEFVFRFMWIAAACIYIFSMLYSVQLDPRIGRQSWREAIMFPGLGALILMALALFPWALDGLIGAFGQEATEQSRILWLLAFYLWGPVSMLGIWLARAVEPLPAGRFFAGLLLYVCGYGSLLCAITADSYLKEWRRADASWIKTEKIGRVDS
- a CDS encoding response regulator produces the protein MAEVPPRILVVDDDHDVALLVKTVLERRAGCVVDLADDGRSALEKAAAVKPDVVVTDIEMPGLSGLELLAELRRVMPSVPVIVMTAHVSVEYAVSALRAQADEFLTKPLDNARLVESVTRLVEESRRRTAEARTGEVVLAIGAHPDDVEIGVGGILAAHAAAGDRITILTLSRGARGGDADSRQHESLAAAEQVGARLFVKDLVDTEISGGGSTVRLIEEVVQEIQPTIVYTHSHHDRHQDHRAVNEATIVATRRVGTVACYQSPSATIDYRPTRFVRIDRFLDDKLRLLECFQSQAAANREYLAPEFVTATARYWSRFGGGVAVEPLEVVRETAEFIGAHELTRRES
- a CDS encoding DUF2277 domain-containing protein; this encodes MCRNIVPLNNLEPAATDEECREAALQFVRKISGTTAPSRANREVFDHAVAEIAVATRRLLDDLVTSAPPKNREEQAAKRRARSAERYEAIRLYQEEKRAARAG